The Vulpes lagopus strain Blue_001 chromosome 6, ASM1834538v1, whole genome shotgun sequence genome has a segment encoding these proteins:
- the TBPL2 gene encoding TATA box-binding protein-like 2: protein MAPVLSAASSGDSFVTVLGGRGRTRGSGRKSPDPRSRGRVGCDCTPGSPSPRVSPRARPLPPSPGAVPRAQLRAPLRLRTGVAQSARAGRGGAGAEGDLGQAPAAPAAPAAPGLIKGSCAAAAPVPWALRPPPMDEEQTDLELYLDQCFAQDDLAPPRLPVLSPVVPDDVYMPNSSNPKMVFNSHLEEVKETPGHFSSVDLSFLPDELAQENKDQSVIRSKHEIEENCKTQSQQSRLSLPREQDIGLGLIGSSSLLNSHSHLYPADADSVQPSLEKPNSMPLVSITPMTPMTPVSECSGIVPQLQNIVSTVNLACKLDLKKIALHAKNAEYNPKRFAAVIMRIREPRTTALIFSSGKMVCTGAKSEEQSRLAARKYARVVQKLGFPARFLDFKIQNMVGSCDVRFAISLEGLVLTHQQFSSYEPELFPGLIYRMVKPRIVLLIFVSGKVVLTGAKERSEIYEAFENIYPILKGFKKA from the exons ATGGCCCCAGTCCTCTCCGCAGCCAGCAGTGGAGACTCCTTCGTG ACTGTCCTGGGAGGCAGAGGCCGCACTCGTGGGTCCGGACGGAAATCTCCAGATCCGCGGAGTCGCGGTCGGGTCGGGTGTGACTGCACCCCGGGGAGCCCCTCCCCTCGGGTCTCCCCCCGGGCacgccccctgcccccttccccggGAGCGGTGCCCCGCGCCCAGCTCCGCGCCCCTCTCCGGCTGCGCACTGGGGTCGCGCAGTCcgcgcgcgcggggcggggcggggcgggcgcggaggGAGACCTGGGccaggcccccgccgcccccgccgcccccgccgcccccggcctcATAAAGGGCTCGTGCGCCGCCGCTGCTCCGGTCCCCTGGGCGCTGCGGCCTCCACCCATGGACGAGGAGCAGACGGACCTGGAGCTCTACCTGGACCAGTGCTTCGCCCAG GATGATCTCGCTCCACCCAGGTTACCAGTGCTCAGCCCAGTTGTACCTGATGATGTGTACATGCCTAATTCATCCAATCCAAAGATGGTGTTTAATTCACATCTTGAAGAAGTCAAAGAAACACCTGGCCATTTCTCATCTGTGGATCTTAGCTTCCTACCGGATGAACTTGCCCAAGAAAATAAAGACCAGAGTGTTATTAGAAGCAAGCATGAAATTGAAGAAAATTGTAAAACTCAAAGTCAGCAAAGTAGGTTGTCGTTACCCAGAGAACAGGACATTGGTCTGGGCTTAATAGGCAGCAGCAGTTTGTTGAATTCCCATTCACACCTGTACCCTGCTGATGCTGACTCGGTCCAGCCCTCTCTTGAGAAACCAAACTCTATGCCTCTGGTGTCTATAACTCCCATGACACCAATGACACCCGTttcagaatgttctggaattgtGCCTCAACTACA GAATATAGTTTCCACTGTAAACCTGGCCTGTAAATTGGATCTGAAGAAAATAGCCTTGCATGCAAAAAATGCAGAGTATAACCCTAAG AGGTTTGCTGCTGTCATAATGAGGATCCGAGAGCCCAGAACGACAGCCCTCATATTTAGTTCTGGGAAAATGGTCTGCACAGGAGCCAAAAG TGAAGAGCAGTCTCGACTCGCAGCGAGGAAGTATGCTCGTGTGGTGCAGAAGCTGGGGTTCCCAGCCAGATTCCTcgattttaaaattcagaacatGGTTGGAAGCTGTGATGTGAGATTTGCCATCAGTCTGGAAGGTTTGGTGTTAACTCACCAGCAGTTCAGTAG TTATGAACCTGAACTGTTTCCTGGCCTTATTTATAGAATGGTAAAACCACGAATTGTGTTGCTTATCTTTGTATCTGGGAAAGTTGTGTTAACAG